The following are encoded together in the Nocardioides okcheonensis genome:
- a CDS encoding family 1 glycosylhydrolase has protein sequence MAGARPGAVHGSFAWTLMDNVEWAEGYAKTFGLVHVDRSSPLLTRTPKASYHWFADRAAPARGRAGAAGLVTP, from the coding sequence GTGGCCGGAGCCCGGCCAGGTGCCGTGCACGGCTCCTTCGCCTGGACCCTCATGGACAACGTCGAGTGGGCCGAGGGCTACGCCAAGACCTTCGGTCTGGTCCACGTGGACCGCTCCTCTCCGCTGCTGACCCGGACGCCGAAGGCGTCGTACCACTGGTTCGCCGACCGGGCAGCGCCCGCACGGGGCCGTGCGGGCGCTGCCGGGCTGGTCACCCCTTGA
- a CDS encoding carbohydrate ABC transporter permease: MTTTTPPAPVAGVTAAPRKSASSAAREGLTGRWASAAAIVIAVLWTLPTFGLFISSFRPESEVKTNGWWNVFTDPQLTLDSYKQVINGADIDLATYLINSVVITIPSVLIPISLAVMAAYAFAWIPFRGRDTLFVAVFALQIVPIQVTMIPLLRLYVDPPFNLMPLSGNDAPGGGFYTVWLSHTIFALPLAIFLLHNFMREIPGELIESARVDGAGHVQIFSKIMLPLMTPAIAAFGIFQFLWVWNDLLVALVFAGGNPSVSPLTVRLAALAGQRGEDWHLLSAGAFVSLVVPLVVFLSLQRYFVRGLLAGSVKG; encoded by the coding sequence ATGACCACCACGACACCCCCGGCCCCCGTCGCCGGCGTGACCGCGGCACCCCGCAAGAGCGCCAGCTCGGCGGCCCGCGAGGGCCTCACCGGCCGCTGGGCCTCGGCCGCCGCCATCGTGATCGCGGTCCTGTGGACGCTGCCCACGTTCGGCCTGTTCATCTCGTCCTTCCGTCCCGAGTCCGAGGTCAAGACCAACGGCTGGTGGAACGTCTTCACCGACCCCCAGCTCACCCTCGACTCCTACAAGCAGGTGATCAACGGCGCGGACATCGACCTCGCCACCTACCTGATCAACTCGGTGGTCATCACCATCCCGTCGGTGCTGATCCCGATCAGCCTCGCCGTGATGGCGGCCTACGCCTTCGCCTGGATCCCGTTCCGGGGACGCGACACGCTCTTCGTGGCGGTCTTCGCCCTGCAGATCGTGCCGATCCAGGTGACGATGATCCCGCTGCTGCGGCTCTACGTGGACCCGCCCTTCAACCTGATGCCGCTCTCGGGCAACGACGCCCCGGGCGGCGGCTTCTACACGGTCTGGCTGTCCCACACGATCTTCGCCCTGCCGCTGGCGATCTTCCTGCTGCACAACTTCATGCGGGAGATCCCGGGCGAGCTGATCGAGTCGGCCCGCGTGGACGGCGCCGGGCACGTGCAGATCTTCTCCAAGATCATGCTGCCCCTGATGACTCCGGCGATCGCCGCGTTCGGCATCTTCCAGTTCCTCTGGGTCTGGAACGACCTCCTGGTCGCGCTGGTGTTCGCCGGCGGCAACCCGTCCGTCTCACCCCTGACCGTCAGGCTCGCCGCACTGGCCGGCCAGAGGGGCGAGGACTGGCACCTGCTCTCCGCGGGCGCCTTCGTCTCCCTCGTGGTCCCGCTGGTCGTGTTCTTGTCGCTGCAGCGCTACTTCGTGCGCGGACTGCTCGCCGGGAGCGTCAAGGGGTGA
- a CDS encoding ABC transporter substrate-binding protein → MKNQRTRKGLATIAVIAVSSLGLAACADDGDGGSNEVSGDAPGAGRAECAQLEQFGDLTGKEVSVYTSIIAPEDAVHKESYKVFEECTGATVAYEGSSEFEAQLVVRVQGGNAPDIAYIPQPGLLQTLVRDTDAVVAAPDPVSENVDEFFGEDWKAYGTVDDTFYAAPLGANVKSFVWYSPSMFEENGWEVPQTWDDMVALSDDMVDAGVDPWCAGIESGDATGWPTTDWLEDVVLRDAGPDVYDQWVNHEIPFNDPAIVESLDRVGDILKNDDYVNGGIGDVKSIATTAFQEGGLPILDGECGLHRQASFYAAQWPEGTDVSETGDVFAFYLPTTSDEFGTPVLGGGEFVAAFSDRPEVQAFQTYLSSDVWANEKAIATPGGWVSANTGLDIANLKSPIDKLSAEILQDPEAVFRFDGSDQMPGAVGAGSFWSEMTNWITGADTQTTLDNIEDSWPS, encoded by the coding sequence ATGAAGAACCAACGGACCCGAAAGGGACTGGCCACCATCGCGGTCATCGCCGTGTCGAGCCTCGGGCTCGCCGCGTGCGCTGACGACGGCGACGGCGGCAGCAACGAGGTCAGCGGCGACGCGCCCGGCGCCGGCCGGGCCGAGTGCGCCCAGCTCGAGCAGTTCGGTGACCTGACCGGCAAGGAGGTGAGCGTCTACACCTCGATCATCGCGCCCGAGGACGCCGTCCACAAGGAGTCCTACAAGGTCTTCGAGGAGTGCACCGGCGCCACCGTGGCCTACGAGGGCTCCTCGGAGTTCGAGGCCCAGCTCGTCGTGCGGGTCCAGGGCGGCAACGCCCCCGACATCGCCTACATCCCGCAGCCCGGCCTCCTCCAGACGCTGGTGCGCGACACCGACGCCGTCGTGGCGGCCCCCGACCCGGTGTCCGAGAACGTCGACGAGTTCTTCGGCGAGGACTGGAAGGCCTACGGCACGGTCGACGACACCTTCTACGCCGCTCCGCTCGGCGCCAACGTGAAGTCGTTCGTCTGGTACTCGCCGTCGATGTTCGAGGAGAACGGCTGGGAGGTCCCCCAGACCTGGGACGACATGGTCGCCCTCTCCGACGACATGGTCGACGCGGGCGTCGACCCGTGGTGCGCCGGCATCGAGTCCGGCGACGCGACCGGCTGGCCGACCACCGACTGGCTCGAGGACGTCGTCCTGCGTGACGCCGGCCCGGACGTCTACGACCAGTGGGTCAACCACGAGATCCCGTTCAACGACCCGGCCATCGTCGAGTCGCTCGACCGCGTCGGCGACATCCTGAAGAACGACGACTACGTCAACGGCGGCATCGGCGACGTGAAGTCGATCGCCACCACCGCGTTCCAGGAGGGCGGCCTGCCGATCCTCGACGGCGAGTGCGGCCTGCACCGCCAGGCGTCGTTCTACGCCGCGCAGTGGCCCGAGGGCACCGACGTGTCCGAGACCGGCGACGTCTTCGCCTTCTACCTGCCCACGACCAGCGACGAGTTCGGCACCCCCGTCCTCGGCGGTGGCGAGTTCGTGGCGGCGTTCTCGGACCGCCCGGAGGTCCAGGCGTTCCAGACCTACCTGTCCTCGGACGTGTGGGCCAACGAGAAGGCCATCGCGACCCCCGGCGGATGGGTGAGCGCCAACACCGGCCTCGACATCGCCAACCTCAAGAGCCCGATCGACAAGCTCTCCGCGGAGATCCTCCAGGACCCCGAGGCGGTCTTCCGCTTCGACGGCTCGGACCAGATGCCCGGAGCCGTGGGCGCCGGCTCGTTCTGGTCGGAGATGACCAACTGGATCACGGGTGCGGACACCCAGACGACCCTCGACAACATCGAGGACTCCTGGCCGAGCTGA
- a CDS encoding carbohydrate ABC transporter permease, which produces MSSTDKLVQMVIAVVLFFAVMGVILILTTKLRSRTGEKVQAAAFIAPSLLLIAIGLLYPALRTIYQSFFGSAYEPLVGSEGGTFNGLDNYRQIFTNDDLLQVLQNTAVWVVLTPLLATGIGLVYAVLIDRSRFEKVAKALIFLPMAISLVGASIIWKFVYDYKGSDQSQLGVLNGLLKAAGFDTYRFLLTEPWNTLFLIVIIVWVQAGFAMTILSAAIKAIPDDIIEAARLDGVNGLKLFRYITVPSIRPSLIVVLTTISITTLKVFDIVRTATGGQFGTSVLAYEFYVQSFRSFNFGLGAALATLIFVLVTPIVVYNIRQMRRLEAR; this is translated from the coding sequence ATGTCATCCACCGACAAGCTCGTCCAGATGGTCATCGCCGTGGTGCTGTTCTTCGCGGTGATGGGCGTGATCTTGATCCTCACCACCAAGCTGCGCTCGCGCACCGGCGAGAAGGTGCAGGCGGCGGCCTTCATCGCGCCGTCGCTGCTGCTCATCGCGATCGGGCTGCTCTACCCCGCACTGCGCACGATCTACCAGTCGTTCTTCGGCTCCGCCTACGAGCCGCTCGTCGGCTCCGAGGGCGGCACCTTCAACGGGCTGGACAACTACCGCCAGATCTTCACCAACGACGACCTGCTGCAGGTGCTCCAGAACACCGCCGTGTGGGTGGTGCTCACCCCGCTCCTCGCCACCGGCATCGGCCTCGTCTACGCCGTGCTCATCGACCGCTCCCGCTTCGAGAAGGTCGCAAAGGCCCTGATCTTCCTGCCGATGGCGATCTCGCTCGTCGGCGCGTCGATCATCTGGAAGTTCGTCTACGACTACAAGGGCAGCGACCAGTCCCAGCTCGGCGTCCTCAACGGCCTGCTCAAGGCCGCCGGCTTCGACACCTACCGCTTCCTGCTGACCGAGCCGTGGAACACGCTGTTCCTCATCGTGATCATCGTGTGGGTCCAGGCGGGCTTCGCGATGACCATCCTCTCGGCGGCCATCAAGGCGATCCCCGACGACATCATCGAGGCCGCGCGCCTCGACGGGGTCAACGGGCTCAAGCTCTTCCGCTACATCACGGTCCCCAGCATCCGCCCGTCCCTGATCGTCGTGCTGACGACCATCAGCATCACCACGCTGAAGGTCTTCGACATCGTCCGCACCGCGACGGGCGGCCAGTTCGGCACCAGCGTGCTCGCCTACGAGTTCTACGTGCAGAGCTTCCGGTCGTTCAACTTCGGGCTCGGTGCGGCGCTCGCCACGCTGATCTTCGTCCTCGTGACGCCGATCGTCGTCTACAACATCCGCCAGATGCGTCGCCTGGAGGCACGATGA
- a CDS encoding ABC transporter ATP-binding protein codes for MASVTFEKAQRWYPGADEPAVPGIDLEIKDGEFMVLVGPSGCGKSTTLRMLAGLEEVNSGSIYIGDREVTNVPPKDRDIAMVFQNYALYPHMTVEENMAFSLKMAKVPAAERKERVAKAAEILQLTEFLQRKPKALSGGQRQRVAMGRAIVRAPQVFCMDEPLSNLDAKMRVATRTDIARLQQDLGVTTVYVTHDQVEAMTMGDRVAVMKLGVLQQVDTPLKLYDKPANLFVAGFIGSPQMNLLEGVAAEDGTVKVGGYKVPVDPAAERKMSGRVTVGVRPENWRLVTSEEGGLPVTVTVVEELGADSFVYGTCDVEGTPSNVIVRVAGRHHPQKGETLHVTTDPQHVHVFDTDTGERLSD; via the coding sequence ATGGCATCAGTGACGTTCGAGAAGGCCCAGCGGTGGTATCCCGGGGCCGACGAGCCCGCCGTCCCCGGCATCGACCTGGAGATCAAGGACGGCGAGTTCATGGTCCTCGTCGGGCCCTCCGGCTGCGGCAAGTCGACCACCCTGCGGATGCTCGCGGGCCTCGAGGAGGTCAACAGCGGGAGCATCTACATCGGTGACCGCGAGGTCACCAACGTCCCGCCGAAGGACCGGGACATCGCGATGGTGTTCCAGAACTACGCCCTCTACCCGCACATGACGGTCGAGGAGAACATGGCGTTCTCGCTCAAGATGGCCAAGGTCCCGGCGGCCGAGCGCAAGGAGCGCGTCGCCAAGGCCGCGGAGATCCTCCAGCTGACCGAGTTCCTCCAGCGCAAGCCCAAGGCGCTCTCCGGCGGTCAGCGCCAGCGCGTGGCGATGGGCCGCGCGATCGTGCGCGCCCCGCAGGTCTTCTGCATGGACGAGCCGCTGTCCAACCTCGACGCCAAGATGCGGGTCGCCACCCGCACCGACATCGCCCGCCTCCAGCAGGACCTGGGCGTCACGACCGTCTACGTCACCCACGACCAGGTCGAGGCGATGACCATGGGCGACCGCGTCGCGGTGATGAAGCTCGGTGTCCTCCAGCAGGTCGACACCCCGCTCAAGCTCTACGACAAGCCCGCCAACCTGTTCGTCGCCGGCTTCATCGGCTCGCCGCAGATGAACCTGCTCGAGGGCGTCGCCGCCGAGGACGGCACGGTGAAGGTCGGGGGCTACAAGGTCCCGGTCGACCCGGCCGCGGAGCGCAAGATGAGCGGTCGGGTGACGGTCGGCGTGCGTCCCGAGAACTGGCGCCTCGTGACCTCCGAGGAGGGCGGCCTGCCCGTCACGGTCACGGTCGTCGAGGAGCTCGGCGCCGACAGCTTCGTCTACGGCACGTGCGACGTGGAGGGCACGCCCTCCAACGTGATCGTCCGGGTCGCGGGTCGCCACCACCCGCAGAAGGGCGAGACGCTCCACGTCACGACCGACCCGCAGCACGTGCACGTCTTCGACACCGACACCGGCGAGCGCCTGTCCGACTGA